A region from the Pseudomonas sp. P8_229 genome encodes:
- a CDS encoding aldo/keto reductase, producing the protein MRTLELADVQVPVIGQGTWRMGEDRSAHQREVAALRQGIELGMTLIDTAEMYAEGGAETVVGEAIAGLRDQVFLVSKVYPHNASRQGIAQACERSLRRLDTDYIDLYLLHWRGQYPLQETVEAFERLREDGKIGRWGVSNFDVDDLEELASPACATNQVLYNLEERGVEFDLLPWCQQQRMPLMAYCPIGQGGAMLAEPLLNTIAARHNVTPAQVSLAWILRQDGVIAIPKAVRPEHVQLNAQAAQLQLDAGDLAALDQVFKAPQRKQRLAMV; encoded by the coding sequence ATGCGTACCCTCGAACTGGCAGACGTGCAGGTTCCGGTGATTGGCCAGGGCACTTGGCGCATGGGCGAAGATCGCTCGGCGCATCAGCGTGAAGTGGCCGCGTTGCGCCAAGGCATCGAACTGGGCATGACTCTGATCGACACGGCGGAAATGTACGCCGAGGGCGGTGCCGAAACCGTGGTCGGCGAAGCCATCGCCGGCCTGCGCGACCAGGTGTTTCTGGTGAGCAAGGTCTATCCGCACAACGCCAGCCGCCAAGGCATTGCGCAAGCGTGCGAGCGCAGCCTGCGCCGGCTCGACACCGATTACATCGACCTCTATCTGCTGCACTGGCGCGGCCAGTATCCACTGCAAGAAACCGTCGAAGCCTTCGAACGCCTGCGCGAAGACGGCAAGATCGGCCGTTGGGGCGTGTCGAACTTCGACGTCGACGACCTCGAAGAGCTGGCCTCCCCGGCCTGCGCCACCAATCAAGTGCTGTACAACCTGGAAGAGCGCGGCGTCGAATTCGATCTGCTGCCGTGGTGCCAACAGCAGCGCATGCCGTTAATGGCGTACTGCCCGATCGGTCAGGGCGGTGCGATGCTGGCTGAACCGCTGCTGAACACGATTGCCGCTCGTCACAACGTGACCCCGGCGCAGGTTTCGCTGGCGTGGATTCTGCGTCAGGATGGTGTCATTGCGATTCCCAAGGCTGTGCGACCGGAACACGTGCAACTCAATGCACAAGCGGCGCAGTTGCAACTGGATGCCGGGGATCTGGCGGCGCTGGATCAGGTATTCAAAGCGCCACAACGCAAGCAGCGGCTGGCGATGGTCTGA
- a CDS encoding aldose epimerase family protein codes for MHHSRHLLCGLGLSLMIATASAHASGLTAEHKAFGKTNDGTPVEQYVLRNSHGMQATVITYGATLQSLLVPDKHGKSADVVLGFDDVQGYQKGTAYFGATIGRFGNRLADGAFELDGKRYQVPQNDKSNALHGGTLGFDKKVWKAEPVKDKDSVGVTLTYLSADGEMGFPGNLTTQVTYRLTDSNELRIDYQASTDKPTVLNLTNHSYFNLAGAGNGDVLKQITTLHASRYTPVTGKLIPTGELAPVAGTPMDFTRPTAIGAHIKADHPQLKFAEPKQGGFDFNWVLDSNGDVNKVAAEVSDPQSGRHLQLFTSEPGVQFYTSNFLDGTVKGKSGKVYPHWGAFTLETQHYPDAPNQPSFPSTRLDPGQTYSHSVVLKFSAK; via the coding sequence ATGCATCATTCCCGTCACCTGCTTTGCGGCCTAGGACTGTCCCTGATGATCGCCACTGCCAGCGCCCACGCCAGCGGCCTGACCGCTGAACACAAAGCCTTCGGCAAAACCAATGACGGCACGCCCGTCGAGCAATACGTCCTGCGCAACAGCCACGGCATGCAGGCAACCGTCATCACCTACGGCGCGACCCTGCAATCGCTGCTGGTGCCGGACAAACACGGCAAGTCCGCCGATGTGGTGCTGGGTTTCGATGATGTTCAGGGCTACCAAAAGGGCACGGCGTATTTCGGTGCGACCATCGGCCGTTTCGGCAATCGCCTGGCCGACGGCGCGTTCGAACTCGACGGCAAGCGCTATCAGGTACCGCAGAACGACAAGTCCAACGCCTTGCACGGCGGCACGCTGGGTTTTGACAAAAAGGTCTGGAAAGCCGAGCCGGTCAAAGACAAGGACTCGGTCGGTGTGACCCTGACCTATCTATCGGCGGACGGCGAGATGGGCTTCCCCGGCAACCTCACCACGCAAGTGACCTATCGCCTGACTGACAGCAACGAGCTGCGCATCGACTACCAGGCCAGCACCGATAAACCAACGGTGCTGAACCTGACCAACCACAGCTACTTCAACCTCGCCGGCGCCGGCAATGGCGATGTGCTGAAACAGATCACCACCCTGCACGCCAGCCGCTACACGCCGGTGACCGGCAAACTGATCCCGACCGGCGAACTGGCCCCCGTGGCCGGCACGCCGATGGATTTCACCAGGCCCACCGCCATCGGCGCGCACATCAAGGCTGATCACCCGCAACTGAAATTTGCCGAACCGAAACAGGGCGGCTTCGATTTCAACTGGGTGCTGGATAGCAACGGTGACGTGAACAAAGTCGCCGCCGAGGTCAGTGATCCGCAGTCCGGGCGGCATTTGCAGTTGTTCACCAGCGAGCCGGGCGTGCAGTTCTACACCAGCAACTTCCTCGATGGCACGGTCAAGGGCAAGAGTGGCAAGGTCTATCCGCACTGGGGCGCGTTTACCCTGGAGACGCAGCACTATCCGGATGCGCCGAATCAGCCGAGTTTCCCGAGCACGCGACTGGATCCGGGGCAGACTTACAGCCATAGCGTGGTGTTGAAGTTTTCCGCGAAATAA
- a CDS encoding MFS transporter: MTDSASTEFTRIDHAARSEKLPYAALLAFAMTGFIAILTETLPAGLLPQIGAGLEVSEVLAGQLVTLYALGSIVAAIPLTVATRGWPRRRVLLMTVGGFLLFNTVTTFSSHYGLTLASRFLAGMAAGLSWGIMAGYARGIVPVHQQGRALAIAMLGTPVALSLGTPAGTWLGNLIGWRASFGIMSALALVLAAWIVIAVPDRPGQASAERLPLLQSLRLPGVRPVLFVVLTWMLGHNILYTYIAPFLMQAGLAERVDLVLLAFGLCSLVGIWIIGLLVDRWLRWLTLISLAVFAVTALVLALVSPSPWLIYVCMAVWGLSFGGSATLLLTAAADSAGEHVDVVQAMLTTSWNVAIAGGGLFGGLLLDRAGAMSFPWALLILSLIALATVWINRHYSFKPGRRAH; this comes from the coding sequence ATGACCGACTCCGCAAGCACCGAATTCACCCGCATCGATCACGCCGCCCGCAGCGAAAAACTGCCGTATGCGGCGTTGCTGGCGTTCGCCATGACCGGCTTCATCGCCATTCTCACCGAGACTCTGCCGGCCGGGCTGCTGCCGCAAATCGGCGCCGGGCTTGAGGTCAGTGAAGTACTCGCCGGGCAACTGGTGACGCTGTATGCGCTGGGTTCGATTGTCGCGGCGATCCCGCTGACCGTGGCCACCCGAGGCTGGCCACGGCGGCGGGTGCTGCTGATGACGGTCGGCGGCTTCCTGCTGTTCAACACGGTGACCACGTTCTCCAGTCATTACGGCCTGACCCTGGCTTCGCGGTTCCTCGCCGGGATGGCGGCGGGGTTGTCGTGGGGGATCATGGCCGGTTATGCCCGGGGGATCGTGCCGGTGCATCAGCAGGGGCGAGCGCTGGCAATCGCCATGCTCGGCACGCCGGTGGCGCTGTCGCTGGGCACCCCGGCGGGCACCTGGCTGGGCAACCTGATCGGTTGGCGTGCGTCGTTCGGGATCATGTCGGCGCTGGCCCTGGTGCTGGCGGCGTGGATCGTCATTGCGGTGCCGGACCGTCCGGGCCAGGCCAGCGCCGAACGCCTGCCACTTCTGCAATCGCTGCGCCTGCCGGGCGTGCGGCCAGTGCTGTTCGTGGTGCTGACCTGGATGCTCGGGCACAACATTCTCTACACCTACATTGCGCCGTTCCTGATGCAGGCCGGACTGGCCGAGCGCGTCGATCTGGTGTTGCTGGCGTTCGGACTGTGTTCGCTGGTGGGGATCTGGATTATCGGCTTGCTGGTGGATCGCTGGCTGCGCTGGCTGACCCTGATCAGCCTCGCGGTGTTTGCCGTGACCGCACTGGTGCTGGCGCTGGTGTCACCGTCGCCGTGGCTGATCTACGTCTGCATGGCCGTGTGGGGCTTGTCGTTTGGCGGTTCGGCGACGTTGCTGCTGACGGCTGCGGCGGATTCGGCCGGGGAGCATGTGGACGTGGTGCAGGCGATGCTCACCACCTCCTGGAACGTGGCCATTGCCGGCGGTGGTTTGTTCGGTGGGTTGCTGCTGGACCGGGCAGGGGCGATGTCGTTTCCGTGGGCACTGCTGATCTTGTCGCTGATCGCACTGGCGACGGTGTGGATCAACCGTCATTACAGCTTCAAGCCGGGCCGGCGTGCACACTGA
- a CDS encoding sulfite exporter TauE/SafE family protein, whose amino-acid sequence MELANFGLVIAGLVVGFIVGMTGVGGGSLMTPILLWFGINPATAVGTDLLYAAITKSSGVLVHKKNNNIDWAITGWLTLGSVPAVAMTLWFLSTLHTAPEAMNAIIKQALGFVLFATALAILFKKRLLEFAHKRAGGNYNPSGVRLNVMIVITGLILGTMVALTSIGAGALGTVALFILYPLLPTRRLVGTEIAHAVPLTLVAGLGHASMGNMDWGVLGFLLVGSLPGIWLGSHLTGRISDELLRPCLATMLLLIGYKLAF is encoded by the coding sequence ATGGAATTGGCAAATTTCGGCCTGGTCATTGCCGGGCTGGTGGTGGGTTTTATTGTCGGCATGACCGGTGTCGGCGGCGGTTCGTTGATGACGCCGATCCTGCTGTGGTTCGGCATCAACCCGGCAACCGCAGTGGGCACTGACCTGTTGTACGCGGCCATTACCAAATCCAGTGGCGTGCTGGTTCACAAAAAGAACAACAACATCGACTGGGCCATCACCGGCTGGCTGACCCTGGGCAGTGTGCCGGCGGTTGCCATGACCTTGTGGTTCCTCAGCACTCTGCACACCGCGCCCGAGGCGATGAACGCGATCATCAAGCAAGCCCTGGGTTTCGTGCTGTTCGCCACTGCGCTGGCGATTCTGTTCAAGAAGCGCCTGCTGGAATTTGCCCACAAGCGCGCCGGTGGTAATTACAACCCGAGCGGCGTGCGCCTGAACGTGATGATCGTGATCACCGGTCTGATTCTCGGCACCATGGTTGCTCTGACCTCGATCGGTGCCGGCGCTCTGGGCACAGTCGCGTTGTTCATCCTCTATCCGCTGCTGCCGACCCGCCGCCTGGTCGGCACCGAAATCGCCCACGCCGTGCCGCTGACCCTGGTCGCCGGCCTCGGCCATGCGAGCATGGGCAACATGGATTGGGGCGTGCTGGGTTTCCTGCTGGTGGGTTCGCTGCCGGGCATCTGGCTCGGCAGCCACCTCACCGGGCGCATTTCCGATGAGTTGCTGCGCCCGTGTCTGGCGACCATGTTGCTGTTGATCGGCTACAAACTGGCGTTCTGA
- a CDS encoding GNAT family N-acetyltransferase: MHIDYLCDHPPLIEELAALHFKEWGQFRPGQTVENRIEHMRASCGKGAIPSVVVALDGSRLLGGALLLENDLKLRPNLTPWLAGVYVIAQERGRGVASQLVKRVVEEAATLGVRELYLYTDASQALYARLGWEVVEDLLYDDLPVTVMKFVIQR, from the coding sequence ATGCACATCGATTACCTGTGTGATCACCCGCCATTGATCGAAGAACTGGCCGCACTCCACTTCAAGGAGTGGGGCCAATTTCGCCCCGGGCAAACGGTCGAGAACCGCATCGAGCACATGCGCGCATCCTGTGGCAAAGGCGCGATTCCCAGCGTGGTAGTGGCGCTGGATGGTTCGCGTTTGCTTGGTGGCGCACTGCTGCTCGAAAACGATCTGAAACTGCGCCCGAACCTCACACCCTGGCTGGCCGGGGTGTATGTAATCGCGCAGGAGCGCGGGCGCGGAGTCGCATCGCAACTGGTCAAACGGGTGGTTGAAGAAGCGGCAACGCTGGGTGTGCGCGAGTTGTATCTGTATACCGATGCTTCGCAAGCGCTGTATGCGCGACTGGGTTGGGAGGTGGTCGAGGATCTGCTATACGACGATCTGCCGGTGACGGTGATGAAGTTTGTCATCCAGCGTTGA
- a CDS encoding DUF4174 domain-containing protein — MLIRSLTLTLLLAIAGPLFAAENDSPIAGDMGRSRPLIVIAQSTVDPVWVGLKKSLEDPANKKGVTDRNIKVYTILNMAGQLDGKDLGQQDTMALLRSLKLGAGAYPKVFLLGKDGETKLSASGDEAKSVDLKKIFDTVDALPASEKDISAPTVAETAAAAAEPAAKKGEKGAKATKPAKPSKPPEMPDD, encoded by the coding sequence ATGCTCATCAGGTCATTGACCCTGACACTCTTGCTGGCGATTGCCGGCCCCTTGTTCGCCGCAGAAAACGATTCGCCCATCGCCGGGGACATGGGCCGATCCAGACCGCTGATCGTCATCGCACAAAGCACCGTCGATCCGGTGTGGGTAGGCCTGAAAAAGTCGCTGGAAGATCCGGCGAACAAGAAAGGCGTCACCGATCGCAACATCAAGGTCTACACCATCCTCAATATGGCCGGTCAGCTCGACGGCAAGGACCTCGGCCAGCAGGACACCATGGCCCTGTTGCGCTCGCTGAAGCTGGGCGCCGGGGCGTACCCGAAAGTGTTCCTGTTGGGCAAGGACGGCGAGACCAAGCTGTCGGCCTCGGGCGATGAAGCGAAGTCCGTGGACCTGAAGAAAATCTTCGATACCGTTGATGCACTGCCGGCGAGCGAGAAAGACATCAGCGCTCCGACAGTGGCCGAAACCGCCGCCGCTGCCGCCGAACCGGCAGCCAAGAAAGGCGAGAAGGGCGCGAAAGCGACCAAACCTGCCAAACCGAGCAAGCCACCGGAAATGCCGGATGATTGA
- a CDS encoding retron system putative HNH endonuclease gives MRKITKGAEPEQLIRWKRANTTLRYRDLPSEERVSVRTACITEQFSLCAYCCQTIAGDNSHNEHVEAQDKAPNRTLEFTNIVASCQRQNQCGHHRGTRPLELTPLMEECESELKFYLSGRVTGKTERANSALEILNLGHTEESNRGLIGARKQLVDQLIFTGGMQPDDLEDEELLGILLDDMLTPKNGQLAAFSPVLVNVIRQLLP, from the coding sequence GTGCGTAAGATCACCAAGGGCGCCGAGCCGGAACAACTCATCAGATGGAAACGCGCCAACACAACATTACGTTACCGGGACCTGCCCAGCGAAGAACGCGTGAGCGTGCGCACGGCCTGTATAACGGAACAGTTCAGCCTTTGCGCCTATTGCTGCCAAACCATTGCAGGCGACAACTCACATAACGAGCACGTTGAGGCCCAGGATAAAGCCCCCAATCGCACATTGGAGTTCACCAACATCGTTGCCAGTTGCCAGCGCCAGAATCAATGTGGACATCATCGAGGCACGCGCCCACTAGAGCTGACGCCCTTGATGGAGGAATGCGAGTCGGAATTGAAGTTTTATCTGTCCGGTAGAGTGACCGGCAAAACTGAACGCGCAAATTCCGCTCTGGAAATTTTGAATCTCGGCCATACCGAAGAAAGCAATCGCGGACTCATAGGGGCACGGAAACAGCTGGTTGATCAGTTGATCTTTACAGGAGGCATGCAACCCGATGACCTTGAAGATGAAGAGCTTCTGGGCATTCTCCTTGATGACATGCTGACTCCCAAGAATGGCCAGCTTGCGGCTTTTTCTCCGGTTCTGGTCAATGTCATCCGTCAGCTCCTGCCCTGA
- a CDS encoding AAA family ATPase, whose protein sequence is MEIHNFKITNIGRFTELQILLAPTLQHSSNVTVLVGNNGAGKTTLLKSLATSLSWLVARVRTEKGNGIHLVNEDVRNGESTAAISICVVDLIESSTIDRNAIPRDNVFVWSVARAKQGRKAAFNSSFTDATRLADSYRKRLTANDKASLPLIAYYPVERSVLEIPLKIRTKHTFDQLDGYDNSLNRGVDFRRFFEWFREREDSENETGISDTALAEISEKFGTDSDVWKTLANLKASSRDRQLTAVRSAIAAFMPGFTNLRVQRKPRLHMAIDKDGVTLNVAQLSQGEKSMMALVGDIARRLAMMNQSLDNPLHGDGIVLIDEVDLHLHPRWQRSLIRQLSETFPNCQFVLTTHSPLVISDAKDVLVYVLNDGEIHEHNGLYGLDANQVLLEVMDTDIRNSEVQKRLNALLERLQDGDLETAQKLFAELAEELPDGHIELAKAALLLRKLELRRA, encoded by the coding sequence ATGGAAATACACAATTTCAAAATCACCAATATCGGTCGGTTTACCGAGTTGCAAATTCTGCTGGCCCCCACACTTCAGCACTCCTCAAATGTGACGGTTCTTGTAGGAAACAACGGTGCAGGTAAAACCACCCTGTTAAAATCGCTCGCGACTTCGTTGAGCTGGCTGGTCGCTAGAGTTCGAACTGAAAAAGGCAATGGCATTCATTTGGTGAATGAAGATGTTCGAAACGGCGAATCGACTGCTGCGATTTCGATTTGTGTAGTAGATCTAATAGAATCTTCGACGATTGATCGCAATGCCATCCCTAGAGATAACGTTTTCGTATGGAGCGTTGCTCGCGCCAAACAGGGAAGAAAAGCTGCTTTCAATAGCTCGTTTACCGATGCTACTCGTCTTGCAGATAGCTACCGCAAACGACTTACCGCTAACGACAAAGCCTCCCTCCCCCTAATCGCCTACTACCCGGTCGAACGCTCAGTCCTCGAAATCCCGCTGAAAATCCGCACCAAACACACCTTCGACCAACTCGACGGCTACGACAACTCGCTCAACCGAGGTGTCGATTTCCGCCGTTTCTTCGAATGGTTTCGCGAGCGCGAAGACAGTGAAAACGAGACCGGCATTTCCGACACCGCACTGGCCGAAATCTCCGAGAAATTTGGCACCGACAGTGACGTGTGGAAAACCCTGGCCAATCTGAAAGCCTCCTCCCGCGACCGCCAGCTGACCGCCGTGCGCTCGGCCATCGCCGCATTCATGCCCGGTTTCACCAACCTGCGTGTGCAACGTAAACCGCGTCTGCACATGGCCATCGACAAGGACGGCGTCACCCTCAACGTCGCCCAACTCTCCCAAGGTGAGAAGTCGATGATGGCGCTGGTCGGCGACATCGCGCGTCGCCTGGCGATGATGAACCAGTCGCTGGACAACCCGCTGCACGGTGACGGCATCGTGCTGATCGACGAGGTCGATTTGCACCTGCACCCGAGATGGCAGCGCAGCCTCATTCGGCAGTTGAGCGAAACCTTCCCGAACTGCCAGTTCGTCCTGACCACCCACTCGCCGCTGGTGATCAGCGACGCCAAGGATGTGCTGGTTTACGTACTCAATGACGGCGAAATCCACGAACACAACGGCTTGTACGGTCTGGATGCCAATCAGGTGTTGCTGGAAGTCATGGACACCGACATCCGTAACAGCGAAGTACAAAAACGCTTGAACGCACTGCTCGAACGCTTGCAGGACGGTGATCTGGAAACCGCACAGAAGCTATTCGCCGAATTGGCAGAAGAACTTCCAGACGGTCATATCGAACTGGCGAAAGCAGCGCTGTTGCTGCGCAAGCTGGAGCTGCGCCGTGCGTAA
- a CDS encoding DUF6124 family protein, translated as MKKHTPNPPESSTDSGYFDSRNTRLRHPHHPDPVSYVFTIRPGIDTPTLLTHASETLASLNVLTTDMACKLDDSQRSLALSIQQLAVVGELLVNRALDNLDPPPAATQY; from the coding sequence ATGAAAAAACACACACCGAATCCCCCCGAATCTTCAACCGATTCAGGATACTTCGACTCCCGCAACACACGCTTGCGCCACCCGCATCACCCCGATCCCGTCAGCTACGTCTTCACCATCCGCCCCGGCATCGATACCCCCACGCTACTGACCCACGCCAGCGAAACCCTTGCTTCACTTAACGTCCTGACCACTGACATGGCCTGCAAACTCGACGATTCGCAGCGCAGCCTTGCTCTGTCGATTCAGCAGTTGGCGGTGGTCGGCGAGTTGCTGGTCAATCGCGCACTGGACAATCTCGATCCGCCGCCAGCCGCGACTCAATATTGA
- the ampC gene encoding class C beta-lactamase yields MYFVNPSKVISCSAFGLIFGATTCLAATPSDEQLQAVVKNAVAPVMQQQHIPGLAVAITLNGQAHYFNYGVAAKDTGQAVSENTLFEVGSVSKTYTATLAGYAQATGKLDLSTQASQLWPQLKGSAFDHISVLQLGTYSAGGLPLQFPAEADSTDKMLGYYQHWKPDYPAGSHRLYSNPSLGLFGYLTAKSLGQPFDQAMSETLLPKLGLQHTYLQVPASEEKLYAQGYDKNDQPVRVSPGALDAEAYGIKTSAADLLRYVQANLKPAGLEAPLQKAIAATHTGYYTVGDMTQGLGWERYAYPISLDKLQNGNSTPMAMQAHKATWLTPPQSEPANVLYNKTGATGGFGAYVAFVPSKDLGIVILANKNYPNAERVKIAHEIFSQLTE; encoded by the coding sequence ATGTACTTCGTCAACCCGAGCAAAGTCATTTCCTGCAGCGCCTTCGGCCTTATTTTCGGCGCTACAACGTGCCTCGCCGCCACACCCAGCGACGAGCAACTGCAAGCTGTGGTGAAAAACGCCGTGGCCCCGGTGATGCAGCAACAGCACATTCCCGGCCTCGCGGTTGCGATCACGCTTAACGGTCAAGCGCATTACTTTAACTACGGCGTTGCCGCCAAGGACACCGGTCAAGCGGTCAGCGAAAACACCCTGTTCGAAGTCGGCTCGGTGAGCAAGACCTATACCGCGACACTCGCCGGTTACGCGCAAGCCACCGGCAAACTGGACCTGTCGACCCAGGCCAGCCAACTGTGGCCGCAACTCAAGGGCAGCGCTTTCGACCACATCAGCGTGCTGCAACTGGGCACCTACTCCGCCGGTGGCCTGCCGCTGCAATTCCCGGCCGAGGCGGATTCGACGGACAAGATGCTCGGCTACTACCAGCACTGGAAACCGGATTATCCGGCGGGCAGCCATCGCCTGTATTCCAATCCGAGCCTTGGGCTGTTTGGCTATTTGACGGCGAAAAGTCTGGGCCAGCCGTTTGATCAGGCCATGAGCGAAACCCTGCTGCCAAAACTCGGCCTGCAACACACCTACCTGCAGGTGCCGGCGTCCGAGGAAAAACTCTACGCTCAGGGCTATGACAAGAACGACCAGCCGGTGCGCGTCAGCCCCGGCGCACTGGATGCCGAAGCCTACGGCATCAAGACCAGCGCGGCGGACCTGCTGCGTTACGTGCAGGCCAACCTGAAACCGGCAGGCCTTGAAGCACCGCTGCAAAAAGCCATCGCCGCGACCCACACCGGTTACTACACCGTTGGCGACATGACCCAAGGTCTGGGCTGGGAGCGTTACGCCTACCCGATCAGCCTCGATAAATTGCAGAACGGCAACTCGACGCCGATGGCCATGCAAGCGCACAAGGCCACATGGCTGACCCCACCCCAGTCTGAACCGGCCAATGTGCTGTACAACAAAACCGGCGCGACCGGTGGCTTCGGCGCATATGTGGCGTTCGTGCCCTCGAAGGATCTGGGCATCGTGATTCTGGCGAACAAGAACTATCCGAATGCGGAGCGGGTGAAGATTGCGCATGAGATTTTCAGTCAGTTGACCGAATAA
- a CDS encoding LysR family transcriptional regulator, with product MIRPQLPLNALRAFEASARHLSFTRAAVELCVTQAAVSHQVKSLEAQLNVTLFKRLPRGLMLTGEGETLLPVLTTSFDHIAQMLERLAGGQYRETLTVGAVGTFAVGWLLPRLADFQTKHPLIDLRLSTHNNRVDVAAEGLDYAIRFGAGAWHGIEATRLLEAPLSVLCVPEIARQLHTPGDLLQQRLLRSYRTDEWPEWFHAAGLATHAAPPQSIVFDSSLAMMEAALQGSGVALAPPLMFARQLAAEVIRQPFAIEITTGSYWLTRLQSRPETAAMLAFKNWLLQISG from the coding sequence ATGATTCGACCGCAATTGCCGCTCAATGCACTGCGCGCATTCGAAGCTTCGGCGCGGCATCTGAGCTTTACCCGTGCTGCCGTGGAGCTGTGCGTGACCCAGGCGGCGGTGAGCCATCAGGTGAAAAGCCTCGAAGCGCAACTCAACGTCACCTTGTTCAAGCGTCTGCCGCGTGGGCTGATGCTCACGGGGGAGGGCGAAACCCTGTTGCCGGTGCTGACCACCTCATTTGATCACATCGCGCAGATGCTCGAACGGCTGGCCGGCGGACAGTACCGCGAAACCTTGACCGTCGGGGCGGTAGGGACGTTCGCGGTCGGGTGGTTGTTGCCGCGGCTGGCGGACTTTCAGACGAAACACCCGCTGATCGATTTGCGCCTGTCGACCCACAACAACCGGGTTGACGTCGCTGCCGAAGGGCTGGATTACGCGATTCGTTTCGGCGCCGGGGCGTGGCATGGCATTGAGGCAACGCGACTGCTCGAGGCGCCACTGTCAGTGTTGTGCGTGCCGGAAATCGCCCGGCAACTGCACACGCCGGGGGATCTTCTGCAACAGCGCTTGCTGCGTTCCTATCGCACCGATGAATGGCCGGAATGGTTTCACGCCGCAGGCCTGGCAACCCACGCAGCGCCGCCGCAGAGCATTGTGTTCGACTCATCGCTGGCGATGATGGAGGCCGCGCTGCAGGGCAGTGGGGTGGCGCTGGCACCGCCGCTGATGTTCGCCCGGCAACTGGCGGCGGAGGTGATTCGCCAGCCGTTTGCGATTGAAATCACCACCGGCAGCTATTGGCTGACGCGCTTGCAGTCGCGCCCTGAAACAGCGGCGATGCTCGCTTTCAAAAACTGGCTGCTGCAAATATCTGGTTAA